The nucleotide window GGACGGCAGCGTGGTCTACGTCACCTCGGAGGAGGACAACCAGGTCTCGGTCATCGATACCGCCGCCAACGAGGTCATCGCGGTGTTCGAGGTGGGCGCCCGCCCGCGCGCGACGGGGTTCTCGCCGGACGGCAGCCGCGCCTACGTGACCGCCGAGAACAGCGGCACGGTGCATGTCGTCGACACGTCGACCCACGAGGTCATCGAGACGATCCAGCTCACCGGTGAGTTGATGCGGCCGATGGGCGTCGTCGTGTCGCCCGACGGGTCGCGCGTCTACGTGACGAACGGGCGCGGGCGCGACGTGGTGGTCATCGACGCGGCCACCAACGAGGCGGTGGCGGAGGTCGAGGTGGGCGATCGGCCGTGGGGCATCGGCGTCACCCCGGACGGCCGGTACCTCTACACCGCGAACGGCCCGTCGCACGACGTCAGCGTCGTCGACACGGAGACGTTGGAGGTGATCGCCCGCATTCCGGCCGGCGAGCGGCCGTGGGGGATTGCCATCGTGCCGGCGGAGTGATCGCGCGCTTGACGAATTACAAATGACCGACTAGACTAGAAAAGCATTTACTCCCCGTCGGACTTGCCGGAATCCGTCCTGCATTGTCAGGGAACGGAGAAGGCCCCGACGGGGTTATTTTTTTCCTCCGCACGTGCCGCCAGAACCTGCCACGAAACGTGTCGTATCATTCTTCGACGGCCAAAACCTATTTTGGCACGCCAAGGCTGCGTTCGGGCATCAGCATCCGAACTACGATCCGAACCTGCTCAGTGAGGCCGTGTGTCGTAGGAATGGCTGGCGAAGTCACGGCGTGCGGTTCTATACGGGTGTCCCTTCGGCCGATAGAGATCCACGCTGGCACGCGTACTGGCAGCGTCGGCTTCTGAGCATGCGGCGGGCAGGTATCCATGTGACGTCTCGTCCCATTCGTTACCGCACGAAGGAAGTCCGCTTGGCGGACGGCACGCGTCAACAAATCGATGCGACGCAAGAGAAGGGTATCGATCTTCGACTGGGACTGGATGTGGTTCGCCTTGCTCGCCAAGGCCAATTTGACGTGGCGGTGATCTTCAGCCAAGACCAGGACTTGCGGAGGTCGCGACCGAAATCCGAGACATCTCCCTCGCCGTGAACCGTTGGCTGAAGATCGTGTCGGCTTTCCATCCAGTTCCACCGCCTCTGCAGGGAGAGGCATCGACAAGACCGACTGGTTCAAGATGGATCAGGCGTTCTACGATGCCTGTCTCGACCCAAAGGACTATCGGCAATGAGGGGCGAAGTGCGATAGTCCGGGGCGCCCCGGGTGGCCCGGATGATCCTGTTATCGCTGCTACACTGGCGGGAGACTGACGGCTGAAGAAGTCCGACCCATGAGCGAACCCGATCTCGCCATCACCCTCGGCGTCGAGGAGGAGTTCTTCCTCGTCGACCCGGAAACACGTGACCTGGTGTCCGATCCCGACCCGGACATCTTCGCGGCGTGCGAGCGGCAGCGCGGGCCGCACAAGGTCGTGCACGAGGCGCTCCGGTCGCAGATCGAGACCAGCACGAAGGTCTGCGGATCGGTGGCGGAGGCGCGCGAGGCGCTGCGGGAGACCCGGCGGCTGGTCGTCGAGTCGGCCGCGAAGCACGGGGTGGCGGTGATGGCCGCGTCGAGCCATCCGTTCGCCGAGTGGCAGTCGCAGCTCATCACGCCCCGCGAGCGGTACGAGCGCTTCGCCGTCACGTTCCAGGAGAGCGTGCGGCGGCTGATCGTCGGCGGCATGCACGTCCACGCCGGTTTCGGTGACGCCGATTCGCGCATCCGGGTGATGACCGCGACCCGGCGTTACCTGCCGCTGGCGCACGCGCTGTCGACCTCGTCGCCCTTCCACGCGGGCCGCGAGACCGGGTTCAAGTCCTGCCGGTTGAGCATCATGGGTGCGCTGCCGCGAACGAGCATGCCCGGTCCGTTGCTGTCGCGGGCGGACTACGAACGCATCGTGGCGGCTTACCGGCGGATGGAGTTCATCGAGAGCGGCAGCGAACTCTGGTGGGACGTCCGGCCCTCTCAGGACTATCCGACGGTGGAGATGCGAATCTGCGACACCTGCCCGCGTCTGGACGATGCGGTGAGCCTCGTCGCGCTCTACGCGTCACTGGTCCGCCGGCTGCTGCAACTGGACCGCCGTGGTCTGCTGCCGCCCGATCCGCCCACGGAGATCATCGCCGAGAATCGCTGGCTGGCCCAGCGTTACGGCGTGCTCGCTTTCCTCGGCAACGTCTGGGGTAGCGGCGGACGCGTGGACATCCAGGACTACGCTGCCCGGCTCGTCGAGGAACTGGCCGACGACGCCCGCGACCTCGGTTGCGAGGACGAGTTGCAGCACGTGCTCACGATCATCCACGACGGCAGCAGCGCCGACCGGCAGCTCGACCACTTCCGTCTCCGCCGGCTGGAGGGCGATTCGCACGAAGAGGCGTTGCGTGCCGTGGTCGACCTGTTGATCGCCGAGACGCGGGAGGGCATCGAAGTCGATGCGTGACGTCCTGCCGGCAGCCCGGTGCTTGTTCGCCTCGCGGCCCGCCCGTGTTCCGATCGTCGAGGTCCCGTATCCGTTCGGCGAGACCTGCGCCGCGCTGATCGAGGATTCGACGGCTTGGCGCTGGAGTTGATCGAAGCCGTTTCCCGACTCGGGCCTGGCCCTCCCCTCGCTCCTGCTCTTCGTGGCCCGGACCCGCCGGCCCCGCCGCCTGTCCGGAACCCTACTGATGTACGCTGGGACCGCGAGGCCATGCTGACGACGGACGAGCTACGGGCGTTGATCGCGAACCACGAGTCCGACCGTGCGGAGTTGACGACCTCCACGAAGAAGACGGACAAGTTCGGGGAGGCGATCTGCGCGTTCGCGAACGATTTTTCCGATCACCGACAGCCGGGCTATCTGATCGTCGGGGTGGACGACAAGGGAAGGGTCGGCGGTCTGACCGTGGGCGACGAGCTGCTGCGGAGTCTCGGCAACCTCCGTTCGAACGTCAACATCGAACCGCTGCCGGGCATGACCGTGCAGAAGTACTCGTTGCCGGAGGGCGAGGTGGCGGTGGTTGAGGTCCTGCCGTCAGATCTCCCCCCCGTGCGATACAAGGGCAGGGTCTGGATTCGGGTAGGTCCATCGCGCCGCGGCGCGAACCAGCAGGAAGAGCGGATCCTGATCGAGAAGCGAACGGCGCTGCAGCGGTCGTTTACTCTCCGCGAGCGAACGGTGGCGGACTACCCGCCGGTGGCGATTCGCGAGCTGCTGTTGAATGCAATCATGCACCGGTCGTACGAGACCAATGCCCCTGTTCGGTTCTACTGGTACGATGACCGCATCGAGATCCAGAACCCAGGCGGGCTCTACGGCATGGTGTCGCGCGAGAACTTCCCACGACAGACGGACTACAGGAATCCGGTTCTCTCCGGCGCATTGGCGACGCTCGGCTACGTCAACGCGTTCGGGCGCGGCGTGATCCGTGCGCAGGAGGCACTGCGGAGAAACGGTAACCCGGAGGCGGAGTTCACGTTCGAGACCTCCCACGTGCTGGCGACCATCCGGAGGGCGGCGTGAAGACGATCGCCTTCTTCAACAACAAGGGGGGCGTCGGCAAGACCACCCTGGTCTATCACCTTGCCTGGATGTATGCGGAGCTCGGGTACTCAGTGGTGGCGGCGGACCTCGATCCGCAGGCCAACCTGAGCGCCGTGTTTCTTAGCGAAGACCGACTCGAGGAGTTGTGGCCTGATGATGAGCATCCCGACAGCATTCTAGGCGCGGTCTCTCCCATCCTGCGGGGGGTCGGCGACATCCGGGAGCCGCATGTCGAGCCAATTACCACTAACCTCGGCCTGGTCGTCGGTGATCTGGGTTTGTCGAGTTTCGAGGCGAAGCTGTCTTCGGCGTGGCCGGACTGTCTGGGTCGTGACGAGTCTGCATTCCGTACCGAGTCGGCCTTCTACCGCACGATCCTCAACGCCGCGTACAAACGGAATGCTGACTTGGCCCTCGTTGACGTCGGCCCGAACCTGGGCGCCATCAACCGGGCCGTTATCGTTGC belongs to Acidobacteriota bacterium and includes:
- a CDS encoding NYN domain-containing protein codes for the protein MVRERRRPRRGYFFPPHVPPEPATKRVVSFFDGQNLFWHAKAAFGHQHPNYDPNLLSEAVCRRNGWRSHGVRFYTGVPSADRDPRWHAYWQRRLLSMRRAGIHVTSRPIRYRTKEVRLADGTRQQIDATQEKGIDLRLGLDVVRLARQGQFDVAVIFSQDQDLRRSRPKSETSPSP
- a CDS encoding carboxylate-amine ligase, with the protein product MSEPDLAITLGVEEEFFLVDPETRDLVSDPDPDIFAACERQRGPHKVVHEALRSQIETSTKVCGSVAEAREALRETRRLVVESAAKHGVAVMAASSHPFAEWQSQLITPRERYERFAVTFQESVRRLIVGGMHVHAGFGDADSRIRVMTATRRYLPLAHALSTSSPFHAGRETGFKSCRLSIMGALPRTSMPGPLLSRADYERIVAAYRRMEFIESGSELWWDVRPSQDYPTVEMRICDTCPRLDDAVSLVALYASLVRRLLQLDRRGLLPPDPPTEIIAENRWLAQRYGVLAFLGNVWGSGGRVDIQDYAARLVEELADDARDLGCEDELQHVLTIIHDGSSADRQLDHFRLRRLEGDSHEEALRAVVDLLIAETREGIEVDA